The Microbacter sp. GSS18 genome has a segment encoding these proteins:
- a CDS encoding polyprenyl synthetase family protein: protein MTLRSDRPELDLAIETALERVRTRALPLGDSFVALSEALGRAARGGKRFRPALVCDAFDAFGGDVQAVPGLHQVAASFELLHAAFVVHDDVIDHDTVRRGVPNVAGEFRVRARTRGADAAGTRLLGEAAAILAGDLLLHEALRMAATADVAPDARTRILDLLDDAVLVSAAGELTDVEHSVVPAEADADALLATAFRKTAVYSFRAPLVAGATLAGATDTALARLEHDADRLGLAFQLVDDLIGAFGTEEQAGRESGGDLRESKRTALVALARESGSWPQVDSALQVARTGPIAVRAAQRALEASGAGARLRGLIDDTLDGVRTDDDDELPPRARRLVHSLADRIQERMP from the coding sequence ATGACCCTGAGATCCGACCGCCCCGAGCTCGACCTCGCGATCGAGACCGCGCTCGAGCGGGTGCGCACGCGGGCGCTGCCGCTGGGCGACTCCTTCGTCGCGCTGAGCGAGGCGCTCGGCCGCGCCGCGCGGGGCGGCAAGCGGTTCCGGCCCGCACTCGTGTGCGACGCCTTCGACGCGTTCGGCGGCGACGTGCAGGCCGTTCCCGGCCTGCACCAGGTCGCGGCCTCGTTCGAGCTGCTGCACGCCGCCTTCGTCGTCCACGACGACGTGATCGACCACGACACCGTGCGGCGCGGCGTGCCGAACGTCGCCGGCGAGTTCCGCGTCCGCGCCCGCACGCGCGGTGCGGACGCCGCGGGCACGCGACTGCTCGGCGAGGCCGCGGCGATCCTCGCCGGCGACCTGCTGCTGCACGAGGCGCTGCGCATGGCGGCCACGGCCGATGTCGCACCCGACGCGCGGACCCGCATCCTCGACCTCCTCGACGACGCCGTGCTGGTGTCGGCCGCCGGCGAGCTCACCGACGTCGAGCACAGTGTCGTCCCGGCCGAAGCCGACGCCGACGCGCTCCTGGCGACCGCGTTCCGCAAGACCGCCGTCTACTCGTTCCGAGCCCCCCTCGTCGCCGGCGCGACGCTCGCCGGCGCGACGGACACGGCCCTCGCCCGTCTCGAGCACGACGCCGACCGACTCGGCCTGGCGTTCCAGCTGGTCGACGACCTGATCGGGGCGTTCGGCACAGAGGAGCAGGCGGGGCGCGAATCCGGGGGCGACCTGCGGGAGTCCAAGCGCACCGCGCTCGTCGCGCTCGCCCGCGAGAGCGGATCCTGGCCCCAGGTGGACTCGGCGCTCCAGGTGGCCCGGACCGGTCCGATCGCCGTGCGCGCCGCGCAGCGCGCGCTCGAGGCGAGCGGTGCCGGCGCGCGACTGCGGGGCCTCATCGACGATACGCTCGACGGCGTGCGCACCGATGACGACGACGAGCTCCCGCCGCGCGCGCGGCGGCTGGTGCACAGCCTCGCCGACCGCATCCAGGAGCGTATGCCGTGA
- a CDS encoding squalene/phytoene synthase family protein: protein MNGPVHRDGEATGLALYDATAQDAADRVIARYSTSFNLACRLLGPRPRPHVRAVYALVRVADEIVDGPGAAAGLPPEALHTVLDDLETETLAAIDRGFSSNLIVHAFARTARECGIGEDLVRPFFASMRTDLSTATHDDASHDEYVYGSAEVVGLMCLQVFVGAGSTVPPRPDPAVVEGARRLGAAFQDVNFLRDLDHDASDLGRDYLGVTDGRTTREEVLDRIDADLAAAAAVVPQLPADCRRAVTAAHDLFAALSTRLRRGGDEGVRVRVPDPVKAGLAARAALGFSPREVRT from the coding sequence GTGAACGGACCCGTCCACCGCGACGGAGAGGCGACCGGTCTGGCCCTCTACGACGCGACCGCCCAGGACGCAGCCGACCGCGTGATCGCGCGCTACTCGACGTCGTTCAATCTCGCATGCCGCCTGCTCGGCCCGCGCCCGCGGCCGCACGTGCGCGCCGTCTACGCTCTCGTGCGCGTCGCCGATGAGATCGTCGACGGGCCCGGCGCCGCGGCCGGCCTCCCGCCCGAGGCTCTGCACACCGTGCTCGACGACCTCGAGACCGAGACGCTCGCCGCGATCGATCGCGGGTTCAGCTCGAACCTGATCGTGCACGCGTTCGCACGCACGGCACGTGAATGCGGCATCGGCGAGGACCTCGTGCGCCCGTTCTTCGCCTCCATGCGGACGGATCTGTCGACGGCGACGCACGATGACGCTTCGCACGACGAGTACGTCTACGGCTCGGCCGAGGTGGTCGGCCTCATGTGCCTGCAGGTGTTCGTCGGCGCCGGCTCCACGGTCCCGCCCCGCCCCGACCCCGCCGTCGTCGAGGGCGCCCGGCGCCTGGGGGCAGCCTTCCAGGACGTGAACTTCCTGCGCGACCTCGACCACGACGCGTCCGATCTCGGACGCGACTACCTCGGCGTGACAGACGGCCGAACGACGCGCGAGGAGGTGCTCGACCGCATCGACGCGGATCTCGCGGCGGCCGCCGCGGTCGTCCCGCAGCTCCCCGCGGACTGCCGCCGCGCCGTCACGGCCGCCCACGACCTGTTCGCCGCGCTCTCGACGCGCCTGCGCCGCGGCGGTGACGAGGGCGTGCGCGTGCGCGTGCCCGACCCCGTCAAGGCGGGTCTGGCCGCGCGCGCCGCGCTCGGCTTCTCTCCGAGGGAGGTACGGACATGA
- the idi gene encoding isopentenyl-diphosphate Delta-isomerase, with product MTDTDHVVLLDEDGRAIGTAPKSSVHGTDTALHLAFSCHVVGPDGRVLVTRRALDKKTWPGVWSNSFCGHPRPAEPVIAAVRRRAEFELGLTLTDIELALPLFRYRAVDATGMVEHEVCPVYTARTTQEPTLNPLEVVDARWVDPAELAASLRSTPWAFSPWLVLQAQQLNLFEPAALQRRAS from the coding sequence ATGACCGATACCGACCACGTCGTCCTGCTGGACGAGGACGGCCGCGCGATCGGCACCGCGCCGAAGAGCAGCGTCCACGGCACCGACACCGCTCTGCACCTGGCGTTCTCATGCCACGTCGTAGGCCCCGACGGCCGGGTGCTGGTGACACGCCGCGCCCTCGACAAGAAGACGTGGCCCGGTGTGTGGAGCAACTCGTTCTGCGGTCACCCGCGACCGGCCGAGCCCGTGATCGCCGCGGTGCGCCGACGCGCCGAGTTCGAGCTCGGACTCACCCTCACCGACATCGAGCTGGCGCTCCCCCTGTTCCGCTACCGCGCCGTCGACGCCACCGGCATGGTGGAGCACGAGGTGTGCCCGGTGTACACCGCGCGCACGACGCAGGAGCCCACCCTCAATCCGCTCGAGGTGGTCGACGCCCGCTGGGTCGATCCCGCCGAGCTCGCCGCGTCGCTCCGGTCGACGCCGTGGGCGTTCAGCCCGTGGCTGGTGCTGCAGGCGCAGCAGCTGAACCTGTTCGAGCCGGCCGCACTGCAGCGACGAGCCTCATGA
- a CDS encoding MarR family transcriptional regulator, with protein sequence MNPQAPKAQTDHDRAVMDMLVAVRAFSDALDRMNGGMKDDMDMNASDLAALRMLIMREQRGEPVSPHDVARHLRISTASTTKLLDRLTHAGHVERLPHPTDRRARVIKLTQESRRTFYRHFGDRMAAMRAIADRYDEAELGLIVRFLGEMGDAISEEKA encoded by the coding sequence ATGAATCCACAGGCGCCCAAGGCGCAGACCGATCACGATCGCGCCGTGATGGACATGCTGGTCGCCGTGCGCGCGTTCAGCGACGCGCTGGATCGCATGAACGGCGGCATGAAGGACGACATGGACATGAACGCCTCCGACCTCGCCGCGCTGCGGATGCTGATCATGCGGGAGCAGCGGGGCGAGCCCGTGAGCCCGCACGACGTCGCCCGACACCTGCGCATCTCGACAGCCTCGACGACGAAGCTGCTCGACCGGCTCACCCACGCCGGCCACGTCGAGCGGCTGCCGCATCCGACGGATCGGCGCGCGCGGGTCATCAAGCTCACGCAGGAGTCGCGTCGGACGTTCTACCGTCACTTCGGCGATCGCATGGCAGCCATGCGTGCGATCGCCGATCGCTACGACGAGGCCGAACTCGGGCTCATCGTGCGATTCCTCGGCGAGATGGGCGACGCGATCTCCGAGGAGAAAGCCTGA
- a CDS encoding carbon-nitrogen hydrolase family protein, with amino-acid sequence MTTSASLALGIAQFSPSADPAANLDAIGGLVATAAGRGARLVVLPEYSSYFIDPFDRSLVEHAQALDGPFVSHLRALAAEHGVVVAAGVVERGSDERRVRNTAVAVGADGLLARYRKMHLYDAFGQRESDWVEAGEIEAPQVFDLGGLRFGLMTCYDLRFPEVARTLADAGADVILVPAEWVRGALKEHHWRTLLHARAIENTLFVAAADHPPPLGVGNSMVVDPQGVEIAAVGTVTDVAVAHLDVGAVPRVRRVNPALALRRFGVEPIG; translated from the coding sequence ATGACGACCTCCGCGTCCCTCGCGCTCGGGATCGCCCAGTTCTCGCCCTCCGCCGACCCGGCCGCGAACCTCGACGCGATCGGGGGGCTGGTCGCGACCGCTGCCGGTCGCGGCGCTCGTCTGGTGGTGCTGCCGGAGTACTCCAGCTACTTCATCGACCCCTTCGACCGCTCGCTCGTGGAGCACGCGCAGGCGCTGGACGGACCGTTCGTGTCGCACCTGCGGGCACTCGCCGCCGAGCACGGGGTCGTCGTCGCCGCCGGCGTCGTCGAGCGCGGCAGCGACGAACGGCGCGTCCGCAACACGGCGGTCGCCGTCGGCGCGGACGGCCTGCTGGCGCGGTACCGCAAGATGCACCTGTACGACGCGTTCGGCCAGCGCGAGAGCGACTGGGTCGAGGCCGGCGAGATCGAGGCGCCCCAGGTGTTCGACCTGGGCGGCCTGCGGTTCGGCCTCATGACGTGCTACGACCTGCGCTTCCCCGAAGTGGCCCGAACGCTCGCGGATGCCGGGGCCGACGTCATCCTCGTGCCCGCCGAGTGGGTGCGGGGCGCTCTGAAGGAGCACCACTGGCGCACGCTGCTGCACGCCCGTGCGATCGAGAACACGCTCTTCGTCGCCGCCGCCGACCATCCGCCGCCCCTCGGCGTCGGCAATTCGATGGTCGTGGATCCGCAGGGGGTCGAGATCGCCGCCGTCGGCACGGTCACGGACGTCGCGGTGGCGCACCTCGACGTCGGGGCGGTGCCCCGGGTCCGGCGCGTGAATCCGGCGCTCGCGCTGCGTCGATTCGGCGTCGAGCCGATCGGCTAG